One genomic window of Branchiostoma floridae strain S238N-H82 chromosome 4, Bfl_VNyyK, whole genome shotgun sequence includes the following:
- the LOC118414166 gene encoding mammalian ependymin-related protein 1-like: MFAAVLVMAAMLASVSAQPQPCCTPNQWEATMVEAQGYVLNMEPKTLVGTVEVSYDFDNKKMAFNQMLNNSGTPILSKVIIDYKEGKMYTISGGVCTEQDAPTVDMPQQCITAGAVYERTIRLGGPDGLEVNSFGLWNVQGVAYGTAQMTSSDCLPVTEVLIAEQTGQVLGSVQAIIFDGVTTGIKDPSVFDPPSPPCNTIPDVHRQRRSVGTPFFQRAIGRFNIPGF, from the exons ATGTTCGCAGCAGTGCTagtcatggcagccatgttggccTCGGTGTCCGCCCAACCACAGCCTTGCTGCACACCCAACCAGTGGGAGGCCACTATGGTGGAG GCCCAGGGCTATGTGCTGAACATGGAGCCCAAGACGCTCGTTGGGACAGTGGAGGTGTCGTACGACTTTGACAACAAGAAAATGGCGTTCAACCAGATGCTCAACAACTCGGGAACCCCAATTCTGAGCAAAGTCATTATCGACTACAAGGAG GGGAAAATGTACACCATTTCTGGCGGTGTGTGTACTGAACAGGACGCGCCCACTGTCGACATGCCGCAGCAGTGCATCACGG CTGGAGCCGTGTATGAGAGAACCATTCGGCTAGGCGGGCCCGACGGCCTGGAGGTGAACTCCTTTGGCCTGTGGAACGTCCAGGGGGTGGCGTACGGAACAGcccagatgacgtcatcagactGCCTCCCTGTCACTGAGGTTCTCATAGCAGAACAGACAGGACAAG TACTTGGGTCGGTGCAGGCCATTATATTTGATGGGGTGACCACGGGCATCAAGGACCCGAGTGTATTCGACCCTCCCAGCCCACCCTGCAACACCAttccagatgtacat AGGCAACGTCGAAGTGTAGGGACACCATTCTTCCAGAGAGCCATTGGACGCTTCAATATTCCGGGCTTCTGA